Genomic window (Diabrotica undecimpunctata isolate CICGRU chromosome 6, icDiaUnde3, whole genome shotgun sequence):
AGTTTGCCGGCCACTACAAGTTACATTGTATTGGTAGGTGGCAGTTTTATGCTTTAAGGCTCCAGTTTTCTTTGTCATTGGTTCCCTTTTTTTAATGCTCTTAAAAAGAAGGCAGTTTTTTGCATTTACATCTAGTTTGTAGTAGGAAGAGAATATTGATTCCCTTTCTTCTACAGTTATTGACTGTAGCGATACACAAAACACTTGTAGCAGCAATTTTCATTGCACAAAATCCCAGAGTTAACGGTTTTAGCGGGTTTTACTTGGCCTATTTTAGATGTAGGTCATCCCTTAGGTCTTCCCGTAGGTTTTTATGTTCTTTGGCTATATTTGAATCAGAAAAAAATGATATCACTAATGTTGCCGTTTTATTATGGCAGCTGACGGATACATGAAGGAGGTATGTCACAATTTTTATTCTCTTTGGTATGGATGAAGGAAGTAAGTACTTTATCTTGTTACTTACCTCCTTCATTCACtagatatttaaagtagtatggACAATTACCTCCTTCATACGCTGGCTATCTCAGTTATTTTAAATCATAGAAGGCTGGGGATAAGCAGAAAATTTAATTTAGCACTTACCACCTTCATACATGCGGATAactcattttcttaaaaaatgtcacTTACTCCCTTAATCCACTCACcccttcaattattaaaaaaggtTCCAAAGTACTTAATGTCCAATAAATAAATCCATTATTTACCTGATGCATTCTTCAATCCAGTTATTGTTTATTAGCTGCATCTAActtgtttttatttgtaaaatatcaATAGGAAATAATATAGTTTGATTCCAATAAATCATTCAGAGAATGTAAACAGACTATATCCcagagttttattatttttatcgaatatggttttattttgaataaaattttattttatatttgtctttttttatttatgtacatTGACGATCATTTGATTTGTGGAACAATgaatacatatttatagaatatAAAATTAAGCTCTGATCTACTTTCATTGCGTAAATACCACAGAAATTTGGATTTTGACCCAAAATACACACAATTTCTGGAAATTTCATAAAAACTGTATTCCAAATATAATCTGATACAGTAAGAAGAAAGGATATACAAGTTCAACTCATTTGATATTCCCATTAACAGTTTGATCTCTCCAGCTTATTAAAAGAATCCCTGTCTTTAAAACCTAATTAAAACAACACTATTATAACagtcatattttatttaaaaagtaaaacaaaCTAATTATTACAATTAGATCAATAACCTGCCTAAACAAAAAGGGGTAATTTTAAAGAACTGTTACATCAACAGAACCAAAACTCTTTCTTGAAAACTCCTAAAACTAATGATTTTTACCTTGTatgaattaaaacaaatattctttgtaaattcacatcacaaaattattaataacaaatacaataaaacaaaaagttaCATTGCAACTTTAGTCAATCATTATGATGAGCAGTAGAAACTCAACTTCACTGTTTATGATGCTTTAATTTTATCTTCAGGTGAAATCAGTGTCTCTTTGTCTTTATCGTCTACTGCTTTTTTCTTCATCCAAGCACACTCACAGCTAAAGGTACAATTTTCTTTTTCTCCATCCTTTTTGATGGCAGACTTCTCCCATGGGTTCCAGAATTTTAGTAGTATTGGTTGGATGAATCGGTGGAACAAGAATAGAAGTAGTGGAATGACGAAACAAGGCACGCATCCAGCCATTTTAGAATGTTTAAATTATTGATAAAATGGTGACAATAATTGATTGGAAATAGACACAAATTTACGTGTCCTTAATAGTTGTGTTTACAAAATTTGACAATTCATGTGGTCTTGACGTTAGTGACATTTGTAGTCTGCGGTGTTGTCATGTTAAAAATTCAATATCAttttctctctcctgatgccaaccataatgtagcttcgcctattttttcgaaattttaaactgtttgtccttgtgtagtgtaatgtacaattttatatttatgacattctttgatttttggataggccaaaattgacgaaatgcccctgaatatgctctagggagcgaaagtacttgggcaagatttaattaataaaactgttctCGATATCTGctttttatttgatcaaaattaATTCAATATCAGTTCGGAAACATCGacagtattaaataaaaatacacaaatttaataaaaacatactTAAACAAGTAATTAACAAAGAATATGTATATGCTTTTGTTGTTTAGTTGAAATATAtgcgaaaaaagttaaaaatattaaaaattaaattattaagaaaggtaaaaatatttatatacaaatgCCCGCAAGTgtgtttaatttgtataaaacaaataaaagaaaagcgAATGCTTTTCAAAGAAAGCAGCACaagagaatttaaattatttatttttaattataaattaaaccttattttaCGATTAGTTGTCTTGGCAACATTgcatatacaaaatttttatgaCGGCTTAAGTTCAGATTGACATTTGACATCAGAGTGACAGAAAATAAACAGTGGAGTGAACAGTGAACTAATATTTtgcaaatataataataaattcgTTTAGGATTTATATAGGATATATATTTGACGATAAGTAATTACAATACTTCAAGATGTCGTATATGTTAGCTCATTTACACAACGGCTGGCAAGTGGACCAAGCTATACTCTCGGAGGAAGACAGAGTGGTAGTGATAAGATTTGGGCACGATTGGGACCCTTCTTGCATGAAAATGGACGAAGTGTTGTACAGTATTGCAGAAAAAGTGAAAAACTTTGCGGTGATTTATTTGGTGGACATTACAGAAGTGCCGGACTTTAATAAAATGTACGAATTGTATGATCCATGTACGGTGATGTTTTTCTTTAGAAACAAACACATTATGATCGATTTGGGAACTGGTAACAATAATAAGATTAATTGGCCGCTTGAGGATAAACAGGAGATGATAGATATAGTAGAGACAGTGTATAGGGGAGCTAGAAAAGGTAGAGGTTTGGTGGTATCACCCAAGGATTATTCTACTAAATATAGATATTAATTTACTTTTGTACAAGCTAGGTGTATCGTCTATTTATGTTATTTGAtcttaataaatgtttttttttttaatatatgttttattttaaattctggCTGTGTATGACTCCTATGGATACAAAATTTCCAGAGATGGTCCGAAATTATCCTGACAGCCTGGCCCATACTGAGGTGTAGTGTTCTAGAGTCTACTGAAACATTTCAGGGCTGGATAAAATACTCTAGACCATCATTCGATATTCCAGTTTTCATTATTTGAAGTCCTTCAAGATAAATATAACCAAATCTACCTTGATGTTCTCTAAAGATGCTCTAGAATGTGCTTGGATAACTAAAAATTCTCTATAGAGAATGTAAAACAATGTTGACAGCCCTGAGGCAGTATGAAGTCTTCTAAATCATTTCATGTTGCTGTAAAGTCCTCCAAATCCTCTAAAAAATATTCCGATCTTCTCTAAAGGACTTCTAAAATAATGTAGACTGTTCTAAGGTACTCCAAAACTGCCTAACTCATTGTACATTACAGTTAAGCATTCTTCATTTGTAGAAGCCCTACAAAGACATCAAATGCTGCTCTGAAATTGTTCAGAGGGTCCTGAAACATTCCAGACAGCACTGAAATCCCTAATACCAACATGGTATTCTCCAGAACCCCCTAAAATTCTCAATACTGCTCTGAAATTCTTTGGAACCTCTTTAATTCATCTAAGTGTTCTCTGAAGGACTACAGAAAAACCTGGCATTCCGCTTAAGTCTTCTAGAGCTTCATCAATTGATATGGGACAGTACAAAATAGTCTAGACTGGTCTGAAGCCTTTAAGACTCCCAGTAAAATGTTACGGTACCTTCTGTAGAACTTCAAAATCATCTATGCTTATGTAAAATCAGCCAGAGATTCCTAAAACATTCCAAACTGCACTGAAGTCTTCCAGAATCACATCAAATCATGGTAAGTTACACTAAAGTTCTACAGAACCACAAAATCATTCCATGCTTCTTTGAAAATCTTGATAGTCCACTTAAAACATTTCAAATTGGTCTTAGCTCTTCCAGAGCTTAGTCAAAAGTTATAGGCAAGACCCAAAATAATTCAGACAGCTTTAAAGCTTTCCAGATTCCCCATAACATTCCATGCCACCCTGAAATCCTATATGGGACAGAACCACCAAAATCATTCCACACATCTCTGGTGCATGAATTCTCCATAGCCCTTGAAAAATTCCAGACCCCTCTGAAGTCTTCCCCTAATGTTACATGTGAGTCCCAAAATAATCTATATTGTTCTAAATGCTGTTAAATCAGGTTATTTTATCCAAAAATCACACAGAACAGCCAAAAACACTTTATACCTGTCTGAAATTTTCCAGACTCTTGAAACATTCTAGAATGCTCTGAAGTCGTTAAGAGTTAAAAAAACATCATGTTAATTTACCCTTAAGGCATACAGAGCTTTCTCGAATATGTTAAAGCAATCCCAAGATAATATAGATTGTCTTGAAGCCCTTTGGAGTTCTTATCTATattcaactgatgaaatatgtgGAGAAAATCGAAATGCtcagtaaaacaaaataaaaattatacccAAAGATTTTGCCAACTAATAAcgaaataaagaaaacaaaaagatgcCATATGTTAAACTAGGAAAGATAACTTTAAcactttttcatttctttttttatGGCTATCTTAAGCATGATTAAATATCCATACCAATAAAACCATCAAAAACTTGTGATAGTTTAAGTAAACCTGTTAAAATTTTGCAACAGATATTGTTCAAAGTCTCTATGATTGCATTTGACTTCTCTGAAAGGTTTTCGTGTTGTTTGAAAGAGTTTAAAACTTGaatgaatgaaaaaaaatatttttaaattaaaaacagtgTAACAAAGCTATAGTTTATCTATATTatgatatttataaattaaatacattAATTCAGGACATAATACTttcttaatttaaataataatccttgcaatattatttttataacactTTAGACTGCACAAAGGAACCCCAGTTTGAGAACAAGAGTATTTCTTGATGTTACCACACCCCATACTGCAATAAACAGGTGGAGAAACCTTTGGTGCTTGTTGAACTTTCAATGGAAAATCAAAACCCTCCGGAAATGCCAAGATTGTTATATCACAAGTTTGTTTATACAGTACTGAGGGAATTGTGGTTCTTACAACTCTAGGTCTGGCTTGTTTAATAGCTTTGGAGTCTTGCTTTTTAAGAAGTTTCTCCATCGTTTTCTTCTTGTCCTTTTCTCTCTTTTCATCTGCTAGTTGTTTTCGTTTTTGGGATTTAATTGCTGCTTTTTGAATAGCTTCTGCTGTCATTACTTTTtcctataaaagaattattaCATTAAATATGATTGCACaagcaaataaaaaaggaaaatacaAACTTTGTATTAAATAACCTGAGAAAAAgataatttcgaaaatatttcttcatttttcACAGTAGTTTCAATATTCTACAGATATAATAAGCCAGACTAATAAACTATTTTGTTATAAAACATAAATCTTGCAACTGAGATAAAAAGAAATGATCTCAAACACCCTAACAAAATAAGTACCTTATATCCTGTTGGCAGGGACATTAATGTTGGAGTGGCCACAGATGATGTTCCCTCTCCAGTTCTATCATACATAGCCCTCTGTCTCGCTGTCATAAGCGCTGGATCTTTAGATTTGATTTTCTTCAGCTCGTCATCTACGTCTTCTAACTTGCCAGATTCTATCGCTGTTAACCAACGTTCTTCATCACTTGAAGCACTATCTCGTTTTTTTCGTCTTTTACTCGAGCTGGAAGTCGATGGGACAGCAGTTTTAACTGGCGTTAGTGCTTTAGCTTTAGGGGGAGTAGTAATTTCGTCTACGATGACTAGATCATTTGAAGATGAGCCTTCTTCGAAAGTTATAGGTTtagatttcttttttatttttttactgggTCGTTTTGGAGACGGTATGTCTTGTTCTAAAATCATTATAgctataattaataaatatatttattttaatcaaTTTTGAACTTACCCATTTTTacttatgtttatttatatttttaaattatagcgacatgtgacatatgacagtgACAAACTACCAAACTTCTTTTTATTTTGAAGTGGCAGAAGCTGCTATTTTTTCACTTGAATATAGATTTTATGGGAAAGTCATACCACTAAATAAACCAATATaatgttgatatttttaataactaCTCTTAATAAAACACTAGGTTCTCTTATACTTTACGAATAATTAAGTTTTACGAGACTTTGAAATTAAATGATATCAAAAAAATTGACAGTGATACGTGTTAGGTTttctattttaattattttattttataagctatgattgttttaattaatacatatttttaaattgttttaagaaaatattattttataaaaactatagcaTGTCGTCATAAATTGTTTGGAGTCTTGTAAACATGCCTTGTTTTAGGCGGAAATTTTGATGACAGAGATCAGTGCCACCAACAAAAAGTAACCAGATTTTAGTTACCTCGTGGCTGTTTCTTTTCTGTCTGCGACCTGAGCGAAAATGGCAACTTCAATCTCAAAAAAGCGTAAATTCGTTGGAGACGGTGTTTTCAAAGCCGAATTAAATGAATTTTTAACCCGTGAACTTTCCGAAGATGGTTATTCCGGTGTGGAAGTACGTGTTACCCCAACACGTACCGAAATTATTATTATGGCCACCAGAACCGACAGGGTGTTAGGTGAAAAGAACAGGAGGATCAGAGAATTGACTTCTGTTGTACAGAAGAGGTTTAGTTTTCCTCCAGATTCAGTGGTTTTGTATGGTGAAAAAGTAGCCAACCGTGGTCTGTGCGCTATTGCCCAAGCTGAGTCACTTAGGTTCAAATTGATCGGTGGTTTGGCCGTACGTAGGGCTTGCTATGGTGTATTGAGGTACATCATGGAATGTGGGGCTAAAGGTAAGctaaatgatatttttaacatttattttttaagtgaGCGACATAAAACTTCTTTTGTGGCAAATGTTTTTCTTGAAATCGACCACCCCCTTATACTTACAGAATAAGTACTTAAGTTAAAGAAATAAAGGAGAAGTGAAGCCTAAGATTCTGGAAGCTTTTAAGAAAAACTTGTCATGACACATTTATATACACTTTGTgaatgttttacataaaaattaaagCTCTTTTGGTTACATTTAAGTTTCAAGAGTGACTTAAATGTAACAAAAAGAGAGATTGGGTTAAGTGTAATAACATTGCAGTTAACtccaaatattgcaaaattaatattaaatcacCTTTTAAAGGGAGAGAATGACATTACAGGAAGTTCTTGAACAGATGTCAGATGTTCTTTAGACCAGTCTTGTGTGGAAATATAGATGTGGGTTATTTAATACCAATAGTTATTGTTTGGGCTAGATAAGtgaataatatcaatattgttttatacaaattaaagaaaataaatatgatGGAGGTTCAAAATATAGTCTGGGACAAATTTAAGAAATAAATAGAAGAATTCTGTTTAAGATTACAATAAAAGTATATTTGTGAACTTTTGGTAACATATTGATTTGCTAAATAgttattttcagtgttttattatttataatgtttattatatattttaactaCTGTTATAGTCTGTTTTATATAATTGTTTCCTAGCTCTACATAAATATTTTCGTCAATagatcttaaaatttaatttgtccattttgtttttgggctttttatatt
Coding sequences:
- the Dim1 gene encoding thioredoxin-like protein 4A, which codes for MSYMLAHLHNGWQVDQAILSEEDRVVVIRFGHDWDPSCMKMDEVLYSIAEKVKNFAVIYLVDITEVPDFNKMYELYDPCTVMFFFRNKHIMIDLGTGNNNKINWPLEDKQEMIDIVETVYRGARKGRGLVVSPKDYSTKYRY
- the RpS3 gene encoding small ribosomal subunit protein uS3A; the encoded protein is MATSISKKRKFVGDGVFKAELNEFLTRELSEDGYSGVEVRVTPTRTEIIIMATRTDRVLGEKNRRIRELTSVVQKRFSFPPDSVVLYGEKVANRGLCAIAQAESLRFKLIGGLAVRRACYGVLRYIMECGAKGCEVVVSGKLRGQRAKSMKFVDGLMIHSGDPCNDYVDTATRHVLLRQGVLGIKVKIMLPWDPSGKTGPKKPLPDNVSVVEPKEETLPQSPSSEIKASKPDVPPAIPVAVA
- the LOC140442936 gene encoding INO80 complex subunit B, whose translation is MEQDIPSPKRPSKKIKKKSKPITFEEGSSSNDLVIVDEITTPPKAKALTPVKTAVPSTSSSSKRRKKRDSASSDEERWLTAIESGKLEDVDDELKKIKSKDPALMTARQRAMYDRTGEGTSSVATPTLMSLPTGYKEKVMTAEAIQKAAIKSQKRKQLADEKREKDKKKTMEKLLKKQDSKAIKQARPRVVRTTIPSVLYKQTCDITILAFPEGFDFPLKVQQAPKVSPPVYCSMGCGNIKKYSCSQTGVPLCSLKCYKNNIARIII